Within Deinococcus actinosclerus, the genomic segment CCGTGGAGCGCATCGCGCCGACCTCCACGAACAGCCAGCTTCCGCCCACCGGCGCGTCACTGGGCACGGTCAGCACGATCTGGCTGTCCGTCCACGACTGCACCGCCGCGGCCGGGAACACGTAGCCTCCCTCGCCCTGCTCGTTGGCGCCCAGGCGCACCTTGCCGGTGCTGGGCCCACCCAGGTACCGGCCCTGAATCGTCAGGGTGCCGCCGCG encodes:
- a CDS encoding IPT/TIG domain-containing protein — its product is MLRFFVASLLMAGGLVACAPAQQGASRMVTVTPVLIKASEGAARGGTLTIQGRYLGGPSTGKVRLGANEQGEGGYVFPAAAVQSWTDSQIVLTVPSDAPVGGSWLFVEVGAMRSTGLPFSVKQ